The genomic stretch CAAGCCCTATTCGATGACCTCGTCGGCACGGGCGAGCAACGTCGGTGGAAGAATTATGCCGAGCTCCCGCGCCGTTTTGAGGTTGACGGTCAACTCAAATCGTACGGGTTGCTCCACCGGCAAGCCCGACGGCTTTGCACCCTTGAGGATCTTGGCGACATAGCCAGCCGAGCGGCGATACATGTCGGGGAAATTTGGGCCATAGGACAAAAGGCCGCCATCCCTGACATAGCCATCGGACTCCCAGATTGACGGCAGACGATGACGTGTGGCCAGTTCGATCAGTCGCACGCGCTGAAAATTGAAGAAAGGCGAGGCGAACGTCGCCAGCCCGTTGACACCCCTGCGGACGGCGTCCGCGAACGCAGCGTCGAATTGGTCCACTCCCGCTTCGACGGCATCGAATTCGACGCCAAGCGCCTTGGCCGTTGCCGCAGCTTCCTTTAGCCCCGATTCACCCATGCTAGGGTAGCGCAACGCCATCACGTGCGTGACTGACGGCGCCGCCTCCTTGAGGATTTCAATTCGTTTGCTTTCGAGATCGGAGTTGGACATTGACAGACCGGTGACGTTGCCGCTCGGCCGCGCCAGCGATGTGACAACACCGTTGGCAATGGCGTCACCGACGATAGCAAAGACGATTGGTGCCGTGGTTCCGGCGCGGGTCAACGCGTGCACCGCCTGAGGACCGGCGGTCACGACCGCATCGTATCCGCCCTTGCTGACGTCTCCGGCGAGCCGCGATAGGCGAACAGCATCGCCCTCGGTCCAAATATAGTCGACGACGACGTTCTCGCCCTCGATCAATCCGTTCTCGCGCATCCCTTGCTTGAACCCCTCGAGTTGGCGGGGGTCGATAACGCGAGGACTGGATGCACCGAGATAAGCAATTCGAGGCACGCGGCCCTGGCCCTGCTCCGCAAAGGCGGCAGACGGCGGCGTCATCGCCAAGGCTCCAATCAGCGTGATGAACTCGCGCCGTTTCATTCGATCCCTCGTCAGCGCCATCTCTGGCCACTTCATAGCTTGATGTCAGCGTTGGGTCCATTGGCGTCGATCTTGCCATGTCGACGGCGCAGTTTGCCGAATTGCACAAGCGCGCCCCCGAAAATACCCATCACGGCCGCGCCGATCGGGTGCGTGAGGCAGGCAAGCCTAGTCGAGACCAGCGGATGGAAGCGGTTTAGCAGGCTCGCCTCCATGATCCGGACAACGGGATGTTTAACTAGTGCGGTAAGCCCGCGTCACGAAGCGCGGCTGCAATTCGCTCGCGCTCATCCAGCGAGCGGATGGGAAAGGCTTCCTTGACATGAGAAACCCGAAAATCAGGCTGCAACTTCAGCAGGCGTGCAGCCGCCTCTCGCGCTTCCGCAACTCGCCCGGCGCGTACTGAATTCATGATGTATGCTCCCAGCGTCTGAGCATCGGTGCGGTACTGAATTGATTTCACCGCCACGGCCGCACCATCGTCGTACCGCCCCAAGTGAAAAAGCGCGAACGACGTCCCGGTCCAGGCGCCCATTCTCAGGGGATCGAGGGGACTGAGCCTGATCATTCTGTCAAAACTTTCGATGGCGCGCTCCGGCTGGGCACACATGAGCGAGACCCATCCTCGAGAGTGCCACGCCATCGCCAGGTTTGGGTTGAGAGCGACCGCCTGCTCGACCAACGACGCCCCGCGGTCATATTCGTGGCCCAGGTAGGTTACGACGTGACCGCATCTTGCCAGTGCCAGAGCGTCTTCATTTGCCAGCCTGGAGCCTAGCTCTGCAAACCGGAGCGCTTCAGTCCTCATTTCATCAGTAAGTGTGACGCCACTATCCGCCTGCTGCCGCATCAGTGCCGAGGCAGCCACGGCATAAGCGGCGGCATATTCCGGATCTTGCCCGATAGCTTTCTTGAAGAGCTCATATGCTTCGGGCACGGCCCCTCGATACAGCGACGCCATGCCGCGCAAATAGAAATCGTAGCCGTCCAGCCTGTCCGTTGGCTTTTGAAGCGCGCGCTCAATCTCGGCTTGCACGAGTTTCGGAGCGATCAAACCCACGACACTGGTGGTGACTTGATCCTGCAAGCCGAACACATCTTCGAGCCCGCCGTCGAATTTGTCAGCCCAGATATGACTGCCGGTCGCGGCCTCGATAAGCTGTCCGGTGATGCGAACGCGGCTACCCGCCTTTCTCACGCTGCCCTCAAGCACGTAGCGCACCCCGAGTTCACGCCCGACCTGCTTGATATCGACCGCCTTGCCCTTGTAAGTGAAGGAGGAATTGCGCGCGATCACGAACAGGGACTTGAATCGCGACAGTGCGGTGATGATGTCCTCCACCATGCCGTCGGCGAAATATTCCTGCTCCGGATCTCCCGACATGTTCTGGAACGGCAGAACCGCGATCGAGGGCTTGTCCGGGAGCGCGAGCGCGGGCGCCGGAACAGAAGCTTGCTTCGCTGTCATACTTTTCGAACCGGCCAATGCGAACACCTGAACCGGTCGCGCGATGTTCTTCAGTGCGATTTCGTCCTTGTCGTCGAATGCAACATCGATTCGGTCGCGGACCTGATCGTGCACCGCGCGCGAGATCGAGAGGCCGCCCGGCGCAGCGATGCTTTCCAGCCGGGCCGCGA from Bradyrhizobium sp. Ash2021 encodes the following:
- a CDS encoding adenylate/guanylate cyclase domain-containing protein, which translates into the protein MTQRRLAAILAADVVGYSRLVSADEADALTRLSMLRREIIEPGITKHSGRLFKIMGDGFLAEFASAVQAVNCAIAIQAEVEQAASAFDDARKMRLRIGIHVGDVMVEGDDLMGDGVNIAARLESIAAPGGLSISRAVHDQVRDRIDVAFDDKDEIALKNIARPVQVFALAGSKSMTAKQASVPAPALALPDKPSIAVLPFQNMSGDPEQEYFADGMVEDIITALSRFKSLFVIARNSSFTYKGKAVDIKQVGRELGVRYVLEGSVRKAGSRVRITGQLIEAATGSHIWADKFDGGLEDVFGLQDQVTTSVVGLIAPKLVQAEIERALQKPTDRLDGYDFYLRGMASLYRGAVPEAYELFKKAIGQDPEYAAAYAVAASALMRQQADSGVTLTDEMRTEALRFAELGSRLANEDALALARCGHVVTYLGHEYDRGASLVEQAVALNPNLAMAWHSRGWVSLMCAQPERAIESFDRMIRLSPLDPLRMGAWTGTSFALFHLGRYDDGAAVAVKSIQYRTDAQTLGAYIMNSVRAGRVAEAREAAARLLKLQPDFRVSHVKEAFPIRSLDERERIAAALRDAGLPH
- a CDS encoding ABC transporter substrate-binding protein, whose product is MKRREFITLIGALAMTPPSAAFAEQGQGRVPRIAYLGASSPRVIDPRQLEGFKQGMRENGLIEGENVVVDYIWTEGDAVRLSRLAGDVSKGGYDAVVTAGPQAVHALTRAGTTAPIVFAIVGDAIANGVVTSLARPSGNVTGLSMSNSDLESKRIEILKEAAPSVTHVMALRYPSMGESGLKEAAATAKALGVEFDAVEAGVDQFDAAFADAVRRGVNGLATFASPFFNFQRVRLIELATRHRLPSIWESDGYVRDGGLLSYGPNFPDMYRRSAGYVAKILKGAKPSGLPVEQPVRFELTVNLKTARELGIILPPTLLARADEVIE